One window of Dermacentor andersoni chromosome 7, qqDerAnde1_hic_scaffold, whole genome shotgun sequence genomic DNA carries:
- the LOC126534247 gene encoding uncharacterized protein: MSASRLEQMRSQFQQNLQQRSGLPRPTRIPGPTTTATKAAPTIKQATPSSSHVNGHTLTAGEAVPRANINGKIQNGGVLKDASAIRNGQHNGTPRPVTNGTPRPVTNGTPRPVTNGTTRPQTNGTSAGKTVVANGTRPQTNSPQHTLPPVAKGGVLMTMTTTQLRQLTNGHQSGCGSQKPTAKTVSMPRLTSASSIARTQTVPSSRTLSTTPPAAKVVSVEQPKKPTTAPVSRQAPSLSRTAPIAMQQRTSAADVLKVVPPESRPLGPNQERCDICGRGFNKDRIEKHRTICQKAASKKVKVFDATKMRTKGTEAEAFVKKGFHKKEVPVKKANWRAKHEEFLNAVRQARMVQEHLAAGGKLSDLPPPPPSENPDYVQCPKCLRKFNETAAERHIPRCNLAPKAPSNTPTRRPAALYGRK, translated from the exons ATGTCGGCCTCGCGCCTCGAGCAGATGAGGAGCCAGTTCCAGCAGAACCTGCAGCAGCGCAGTGGTCTCCCGCGGCCAACACGAATCCCTGGACCAACAACTACTGCCACCAAGGCTGCACCCACCATCAAGCAAGCCACACCTTCCTCGTCACACGTGAATGGCCACACCCTGACAGCTGGAGAGGCGGTTCCACGGGCCAACATCAACGGCAAGATTCAAAATGGGGGTGTTCTCAAGGATGCCTCAGCCATCAGGAATG GTCAGCACAATGGGACACCTCGGCCAGTGACAAATGGGACACCTCGGCCAGTGACAAATGGGACACCTCGGCCAGTGACAAATGGGACAACTAGGCCACAGACCAATGGGACGTCAGCAGGCAAAACGGTTGTGGCAAATGGCACTCGGCCCCAGACAAATTCTCCACAGCATACGTTACCTCCTGTTGCCAAGGGTGGTGTCCTCATGACCATGACAACGACCCAGTTGAGGCAGCTCACTAATGGACACCAGAGTGGCTGT GGGTCTCAAAAGCCCACTGCGAAGACTGTTTCCATGCCACGCTTGACGTCTGCGAGCTCCATAGCACGAACTCAAACTGTGCCATCAAGCAGAACTCTGAGCACCACGCCACCTGCTGCCAAAGTAGTTTCAGTTGAACAGCCAAAGAAG CCCACCACCGCACCAGTGTCAAGGCAGGCTCCATCTCTGAGCCGTACCGCACCCATTGCCATGCAGCAGAGGACGTCGGCAGCAGACGTCTTGAAAGTGGTGCCTCCCGAGTCTCGACCCCTGGGCCCAAACCAGGAGCGGTGTGACATCTGTGGCCGAGGCTTTAACAAGGACCGCATTGAAAAGCACAGGACCATTTGCCAGAAGGCAGCATCCAAGAAGGTGAAGGTCTTTGATGCGACCAAGATGCGGACAAAGGGAACAGAGGCAGAAGCATTTGTGAAGAAGGGCTTCCACAAGAAAGAAGTACCG GTGAAAAAGGCCAACTGGCGTGCCAAGCATGAGGAGTTCCTCAACGCAGTCCGGCAGGCAAGGATGGTGCAGGAACACCTGGCCGCCGGTGGCAAGCTGTCAGACCTGCCACCACCACCTCCATCGGAGAACCCAGACTATGTGCAGTGCCCCAAGTGCCTCCGCAAGTTCAACGAGACTGCTGCTGAAAGGCACATTCCCCGTTGCAACCTTGCCCCCAAGGCGCCTTCTAACACTCCTACCAGAAGGCCAGCTGCCCTCTATGGTCGCAAGTGA